Within Moritella sp. Urea-trap-13, the genomic segment CCTTGCGACTAACTCGTATCCAGAACAAGATAATCCGTATCCAAAGCAAGCTGAATTGGAAATGTTCCATACTCACCTTGAAGAAACACTCTGGGATAGTGGTTTTATTAACAAAGCCCACCCTGGTGTCGTGATGAATCGCTTACGTCGATTATTTACTCGTGCACGCCCTGAAGCGGTTGAACTCAATATCTTACGTGGCGCATTGGTGTCTATTCAGCGTAATTTAAAAAAATAGTCGGTCTTCGAACTGGGCCTTTCGTGGTTTAAATGTAATACCTGAGTAAATTAGTCAGGTATATACTTGACCATTTCAGTCGGGTATGTAACCATAACCTTAAATAACAGTTTTAGAGGTTGCTATGCGATTGACATCGAAAGGGCGTTACGCCGTTACAGCTATGATTGATCTTGCATTGCATGCAGAACTTAAACCTGTACCACTGGCTGAAATATCTGAGCGACAAAGTATTTCATTGTCGTATTTGGAACAGTTATTCTCTCGATTACGTCGAAAGAAACTGGTAGCAAGTGCAAGAGGACCTGGTGGCGGCTATAAATTAGGCATGTTACCTGGGCTTATTTCTGTTGGCATGATCATTGATGCAGTTGATGAAAATGTAAAAGCGACCAAGTGTGATTCCTCTGGTGGCTGCAATGATGGAAAACGCTGTTTAACGCATTCACTTTGGGATGACTTAAGTGAGCGAATTAGTGATTTCCTTGATAATATATCGCTTGCTGATCTGATGACTAATAATGAAATAAAACAGATCGTCAACGAACAAGATAATGACCGTAAAATGTTAAATAAGATTGATATAAATATTATTTAATAATGGTTAAAAAAACACAATCGAATCAAAATTATAATTATAAGATATAAACACCGTTAGCAGTTTAACCGTGTTGTATGGAGCAATGACTAGATGAAAAAACCTATTTATTTGGATTATTCTGCCACTACGCCTGTAGACCCACGTGTAGCAGAAAAAATGATGCAGTGTCTAACTATGGACGGCATCTTTGGTAACCCTGCGTCTCGTTCACACCGTTTCGGTTGGCAGGCAGAAGAAGCAGTAGACATTGCTCGTAATCAAATTGCAGATTTAGTAAATGCAGACCCACGTGAAGTTGTTATTACGTCGGGCGCTACTGAATCAAACAATCTTGCGATTAAAGGTGCTGCGCATTTTTATCACAAGAAAGGCAAGCACATTATTACAAGTAAAATTGAGCATAAAGCTGTGCTTGATACTTGTCGCCAACTTGAGCGTGAAGGTTTCGAAGTAACGTATTTAGATCCGACTTCTGAAGGTCTAATTACAGTAGAAATCCTTGAAGCTGCAATCCGTGAAGATACAATTATTGTTAGTATCATGCACGTGAACAATGAAATTGGTGCGATTAACGATATCGCTGCATTGGGTGAACTTTGTCGTTCGAAGAAAGTTTTATTCCATGTAGATGCTGCGCAAAGTGCGGGCAAATTACCAATCGATTTTTCTGAACTGAAAGTAGATATGTTATCAGTATCGGCTCATAAAATTTATGGCCCTAAAGGTATTGGTGCATTATACGTTCAACGTAAACCACGTATCCGCTTAGAAGCGCAGATGCACGGTGGCGGTCATGAACGTGGTATGCGTAGTGGTACACTTGCAACTCACCAAATCGTGGGTATGGGTGAAGCATTCCGCATCGCTAAAGAAGAAATGCAACAAGATACAGACCATGCTGAAGCATTACGTAAACGTTTCTGGGCTGGCATTGCAGATATCGAAGAAGTATATCTAAATGGTCACGCAGAACAACGTCTAGTAAGTAACTTGAACGTAAGCTTCAACTTTGTTGAAGGTGAGTCATTAATGATGGCACTGAAAGACCTTGCGGTTTCTTCTGGCTCAGCTTGTACATCTGCAAGTTTAGAACCGTCTTATGTACTACGTGCATTAGGCCTAAACGATGAAATGGCGCACAGCTCAATTCGTTTCTCATTCGGTCGCTTTACGACAGAAGAAGAAGTGGACTACGCAACCAGTATCATTAAAGAAAACATCAGTAAATTGCGTGACATGTCTCCTTTGTGGGAAATGTTTAAAGATGGTATCGATTTAAGCACTATCGAGTGGGATCACCACTAAGAAGTACTAATCGTTCCCCTTTGTTTCACGAAAATTTATATTCAGTTTGAAGGAGTTATATCATGGCTTATAGCGAAAAAGTAATCGACCATTATGAAAACCCACGTAACGTAGGTTCATTTGATAAAAATGATCCAACAATAGCGACCGGTATGGTTGGCGCACCAGCTTGTGGTGACGTAATGAAGTTACAACTTAAAATTAATGCTGATGGCATCATTGAAGATGCTAAATTCAAAACTTACGGTTGTGGTTCTGCTATAGCATCAAGCTCTTTAGTTACCGAATGGGTAAAAGGTAAGAGTATTGAGCAAGCTGGCGAAATTACTAACACGACGATTGCTGAAGAGCTTGAATTACCACCAGTGAAAATTCACTGTTCAATTCTTGCTGAAGATGCAATTAAAGCAGCTATTGACGATTATAAAAAGAAAAAAGAGTCTTAGGAGTTAACATGGCTGTTACCTTATCTGACTCTGCTGCTGAACGTGTTGCGACTTACCTTGATAAACGTGGTAAAGGTGCTGGTTTACGTCTAGGTGTGAAAACATCTGGTTGTTCTGGTCTTGCTTATATCCTTGAGTTTGTTGATGCTGTTGATGAAAGCGATGAAGTTTTTGTTGAGAAAGGCGTTACCGTGATCATTGATAAAAAGAGCCTCGTTTATCTTGATGGAATCGAATTAGATTTCGTTAAAGAAGGTCTGAATGAAGGGTTTGAATTTAAGAATCCCAACATGAAAGGCGAATGCGGCTGCGGTGAAAGCTTCAGCGTGTAATATTGATATGCCCAAATAACGTCGTTATTTGGGTTTTGTTTATTTAATCTATCCATTAAAGGTCGTCAGATGAACCATTTTGAGTTGTTTGGTTTACCCGTTAATTTTGAACTAGATAGTGCCGGTTTAGCAACAACATATCGAGATCTACAACGCACACTACACCCCGATAAATTTGCTAATGGCAGTGAGCGAGAACGCTTATTATCAGTGCAAAAATCTTCCCAAGTTAATGATGCTTATTCAATTCTTAAGTCGCCGATCCAACGTGCAGAGTATATCCTTGCCATTTGTCATGAAGATATTCGTGGCGAGCAAAAAACCTTGCAAGATCCAATGTTTCTAATGCAACAGATGGAACAGCACGAGCGTCTTGAAGATATTCCGCATTCTGCCGATCCTGAACAAGAAATTGCAGACTTTGATGATGAGCTAAGCTTATCAATCAAACAATATTTGCAAGAGTTTAATGAATTGGTCAGTATTGAGCATTATAATGACGCGGCGAACGTAGTGCGTAAATTAAAATTTGTTTATAAACTGCAGACACAATTAAGTACACTTGAAGATAGTTTACTTGATTACTAATCAAATAATTTAAATTTAAGAACCTAAAACATGGCATTACTTCAAATTGCTGAACCGGGTCAATCGGCGGCACCTCATGAGCATAGACTTGCAGTCGGTATTGATCTTGGTACGACTAATTCATTAGTGGCAAGTGTCCTTAGCGGCAGCGCTAAAACGTTAGTTGATAATACTGGGCTAGATATTCTACCGTCAGTGGTTCGTTATACTACAGATTCAATTGTTGTTGGTGAAGATGCTGCACAACAAGCTGTAATGGACCCAGAAAATACAATTTCTTCAGTAAAACGTTTGATGGGAAAATCATTTTCAGACATTGATACTGCTCGTATTCCAAATGTAGTTGTTGAATCGGCATCTGGCCAACCGTTAATTAAGACGGTAGCGGGTGAACTGAATCCTGTGCAAGTTTCTGCAGAAATACTAAAAGCATTAGCAGCCCGTGCAACGGAGTCTTTGGCCGGTGAACTGAACGGTGTTGTTATTACGGTTCCTGCTTATTTTGACGATGCCCAACGTCAAGGTACTAAAGACGCCGCAAATATTGCGGGTTTAAATGTATTACGTTTATTAAACGAACCAACTGCAGCTGCAATCGCATATGGTTTAGATGCTGGTCAAGAAGGCGTTATTGCTGTTTATGATCTTGGCGGCGGTACTTTTGACATCTCTATTTTACGTCTAAATAAAGGCGTATTCGAAGTACTGGCAACCGGCGGTGATTCTGCACTGGGTGGTGATGATTTTGATCATTTAGTGGCAGATTGGATCAGTACCGAAGCTGGACTTGTTGGTGAGCAATCATTAGCGATGCAACGTTTGTTATTAAACCAAGCAAAACAAGCAAAGCAGGCACTAACAGACAATGATACAGTTGATATCACCCTGTCATTAGATGCTATTAATTGGCAGGGTTCATTAAGCCGTGCAACGTTTGAAACGCTTATTCAGCCATTAGTTAAGCGTACTTTACTTGCTTGTCGTCGTTCGTTAAAAGATGCCGATATCAGTAAAGATGAAGTACTTGAAATTGTCATGGTTGGTGGCTCAACTCGTGTACCGTTAGTGCGTGAAAAAGTCGGTGAGTTCTTTGCTCAACAGCCGCTAACTAGCATTAACCCAGATAAAGTTGTTGCGATTGGTGCTGCTATTCAGGCTGACGTATTAGTGGGTAACAAACCTGATTCAGATTTGTTATTACTCGACGTAACACCGCTGTCATTGGGTCTTGAAACTATGGGTAACCTAGTTGAAAAAGTGATCCCACGTAATACCACAATCCCAGTGGCACGTGCGCAAGAGTTTACCACGTTTAAAGATGGTCAAACGGCAATGACAATTCACGTGCTGCAAGGCGAACGTGAACTTGTGAGTGATTGCCGCTCATTAGCGCGCTTTTCATTAACTGGTATTCCACCAATGGCGGCTGGCGCTGCACACATTCGTGTGACGTTCCAAGTTGACGCTGATGGTTTATTAAGTGTCTCTGCGATGGAAAAATCATCAGGAGTCTCTGCTTCTATCCAAGTTAAACCGTCTTATGGTTTGAGTGATGATGAAGTGGCAAACATGCTTAAAGACTCAATGACGTATGCGAAAGAAGACGTAACAGCGCGTATGTTAGCAGAGCAACAATTAGAAGCTGACCGTGTTATGGAAAGCCTAATAGTAGCCTTACAACAAGACGGTAAAGCCTTGTTGTCAGATACAGAGCAAGCTGCCATTGAAAGCGCGATCCAAACGCTTTATAAGATCCGTCAAGGTGGCGATAGAGATGCGATTGAAAAAGAAATTGAAACAGTCGATAAATTAACACAAGATTTTGCTGCTCGTCGTATGGATGCATCTATCCGTAAAGCGTTGCAGGGTCAGTCGGTAGATAAGGTCTAAGAAATGCCAAAAATTATATTTTTACCTCATGAAGAACTATGCCCAGAAGGTCTCTCTGTAGAGGTTGAAAAAGGTGAAACAATCCTTGATGTTGCATTAAGAAACAAAATTATTATTGAACATGCTTGTGAGAAATCATGCGCCTGTACTACTTGTCATGTGATCGTACGTGAAGGCTTTGAATCATTAGAAGAAAGTGATGAGCTTGAAGATGACATGTTAGATAAAGCATGGGGTCTTGAACCGGATTCTCGTTTAGGTTGCCAAGCAGCTGTAGCGGATAAAGATCTGGTTGTTGAGATCCCTAAGTATACGCTGAACATGGTTTCTGAAAGCCATTAATAAGCGATTGGCTTGCTGTCTTGTTTTGCGCTTAAAGGCAACGCACAAATAGCTTAAGACAACTAAACTGAAAGTAACAATAGGTTAGTTATAACTGAGTGTTACTTTTAGAGAGGTCTTATGGCATTAGCATGGTCGGATAGCCGAGATATTGCAATCGAACTTTTCGAACAATATCCAGAGCAAGATCCGCAGCAAGTCAGATTCACCGATTTACGCAAGATGATTATAGAACTAGACGATTTTACCGATGATCCCAATCATTGTGGTGAACGCGTACTTGAAGCTGTCTTACTTGCTTGGATTGATGAATATTAACTATTTATATTCAATATAGAATAAGCCCATAGTTAGCATAACGCTGATTATGGGCTTTTTTTTGTGCTTTAACTTGTTAATATGAAAGTTAAATCAGGTGATATATAACATAACGTATTGCTTACACGTCAAAATAAAGGATATTCAATGAAGGATTTCATGAGCGTTGAGCTAACTGTTGCTCCCGCTGACAGTTTTTGGGGCAAGAATGCATTAGTGAGTTTTAATGCTGGTGTTGCATCTATCCATCTTGCTGACTTTGGTGCAGACAGTGCATTACAAGTACAACGTGCGGCGCGTAAATTATCCAATCAAGGCATAGCTAAAGTGACCTTGCAAGGCGAGTTATGGAACACTGAATTACGTATTGCATTTGACCAAGGTTATTACACCGCCAAAGAAACACAACAAGCCTGCTTCGGTTTAGAGTCTGTGACTAGCACTGAAAAGAAGGCGTTCACTGACTTT encodes:
- the iscA gene encoding iron-sulfur cluster assembly protein IscA; this encodes MAVTLSDSAAERVATYLDKRGKGAGLRLGVKTSGCSGLAYILEFVDAVDESDEVFVEKGVTVIIDKKSLVYLDGIELDFVKEGLNEGFEFKNPNMKGECGCGESFSV
- the hscA gene encoding Fe-S protein assembly chaperone HscA; protein product: MALLQIAEPGQSAAPHEHRLAVGIDLGTTNSLVASVLSGSAKTLVDNTGLDILPSVVRYTTDSIVVGEDAAQQAVMDPENTISSVKRLMGKSFSDIDTARIPNVVVESASGQPLIKTVAGELNPVQVSAEILKALAARATESLAGELNGVVITVPAYFDDAQRQGTKDAANIAGLNVLRLLNEPTAAAIAYGLDAGQEGVIAVYDLGGGTFDISILRLNKGVFEVLATGGDSALGGDDFDHLVADWISTEAGLVGEQSLAMQRLLLNQAKQAKQALTDNDTVDITLSLDAINWQGSLSRATFETLIQPLVKRTLLACRRSLKDADISKDEVLEIVMVGGSTRVPLVREKVGEFFAQQPLTSINPDKVVAIGAAIQADVLVGNKPDSDLLLLDVTPLSLGLETMGNLVEKVIPRNTTIPVARAQEFTTFKDGQTAMTIHVLQGERELVSDCRSLARFSLTGIPPMAAGAAHIRVTFQVDADGLLSVSAMEKSSGVSASIQVKPSYGLSDDEVANMLKDSMTYAKEDVTARMLAEQQLEADRVMESLIVALQQDGKALLSDTEQAAIESAIQTLYKIRQGGDRDAIEKEIETVDKLTQDFAARRMDASIRKALQGQSVDKV
- the hscB gene encoding co-chaperone HscB — encoded protein: MNHFELFGLPVNFELDSAGLATTYRDLQRTLHPDKFANGSERERLLSVQKSSQVNDAYSILKSPIQRAEYILAICHEDIRGEQKTLQDPMFLMQQMEQHERLEDIPHSADPEQEIADFDDELSLSIKQYLQEFNELVSIEHYNDAANVVRKLKFVYKLQTQLSTLEDSLLDY
- the fdx gene encoding ISC system 2Fe-2S type ferredoxin, producing the protein MPKIIFLPHEELCPEGLSVEVEKGETILDVALRNKIIIEHACEKSCACTTCHVIVREGFESLEESDELEDDMLDKAWGLEPDSRLGCQAAVADKDLVVEIPKYTLNMVSESH
- a CDS encoding Rrf2 family transcriptional regulator, with product MRLTSKGRYAVTAMIDLALHAELKPVPLAEISERQSISLSYLEQLFSRLRRKKLVASARGPGGGYKLGMLPGLISVGMIIDAVDENVKATKCDSSGGCNDGKRCLTHSLWDDLSERISDFLDNISLADLMTNNEIKQIVNEQDNDRKMLNKIDINII
- the iscX gene encoding Fe-S cluster assembly protein IscX is translated as MALAWSDSRDIAIELFEQYPEQDPQQVRFTDLRKMIIELDDFTDDPNHCGERVLEAVLLAWIDEY
- a CDS encoding IscS subfamily cysteine desulfurase, translated to MKKPIYLDYSATTPVDPRVAEKMMQCLTMDGIFGNPASRSHRFGWQAEEAVDIARNQIADLVNADPREVVITSGATESNNLAIKGAAHFYHKKGKHIITSKIEHKAVLDTCRQLEREGFEVTYLDPTSEGLITVEILEAAIREDTIIVSIMHVNNEIGAINDIAALGELCRSKKVLFHVDAAQSAGKLPIDFSELKVDMLSVSAHKIYGPKGIGALYVQRKPRIRLEAQMHGGGHERGMRSGTLATHQIVGMGEAFRIAKEEMQQDTDHAEALRKRFWAGIADIEEVYLNGHAEQRLVSNLNVSFNFVEGESLMMALKDLAVSSGSACTSASLEPSYVLRALGLNDEMAHSSIRFSFGRFTTEEEVDYATSIIKENISKLRDMSPLWEMFKDGIDLSTIEWDHH
- the iscU gene encoding Fe-S cluster assembly scaffold IscU — protein: MAYSEKVIDHYENPRNVGSFDKNDPTIATGMVGAPACGDVMKLQLKINADGIIEDAKFKTYGCGSAIASSSLVTEWVKGKSIEQAGEITNTTIAEELELPPVKIHCSILAEDAIKAAIDDYKKKKES